A single genomic interval of Helianthus annuus cultivar XRQ/B chromosome 6, HanXRQr2.0-SUNRISE, whole genome shotgun sequence harbors:
- the LOC110925348 gene encoding serine/threonine-protein phosphatase 7 long form homolog: MNFECHPGPLNASVLFLDKNHRAFEVFKNPTAYDEPINIRRSDRSFWQHMKENPVGGRVEGLIHAAGFSGILQIGYKYVDHSLIIALVERWRPETHTFHLPFGETTVTLQDVNVLWGLPIDGLPISGADTGMSMYTVRDKCQQVLGFTPEEADVRGKRVKSSRVLQQITSDFSENEASDEDCIFRARPIIFYLIGCTIFPDNANHLIDVKFLEFLVDLPACSGYSWGSAVLAHLYRNLCNAAAPNAIAITGPVALLQVWVWERFRCFAPAVARFQYNAPLAAR, encoded by the coding sequence ATGAATTTTGAATGTCATCCTGGTCCTCTTAATGCATCGGTGTTGTTCTTGGACAAGAATCACCGTGCATTTGAGGTATTCAAAAATCCAACAGCGTATGATGAGCCAATAAATATTAGACGATCAGATCGATCGTTCTGGCAGCATATGAAAGAAAATCCGGTTGGTGGAAGGGTAGAAGGTTTAATACATGCAGCAGGATTCAGCGGGATACTGCAAATTGGGTACAAGTATGTAGACCACTCATTAATAATTGCGTTGGTTGAGAGGTGGAGGCCAGAAACTCACACGTTTCACCTTCCTTTTGGAGAAACGACTGTGACATTACAGGATGTCAACGTGTTGTGGGGGCTACCAATAGATGGGTTGCCTATTTCTGGGGCTGACACTGGTATGTCGATGTATACTGTAAGAGACAAGTGTCAACAGGTGTTGGGGTTTACCCCTGAGGAAGCTGATGTGAGGGGCAAAAGGGTTAAGTCCTCCCGAGTTTTACAACAAATAACGTCCGATTTTTCTGAAAATGAAGCATCGGATGAAGATTGCATTTTTCGTGCACGTCcaataatattttatttgataGGGTGCACAATCTTTCCTGATAATGCAAACCACCTGATTGATGTTAAATTTTTAGAATTTCTCGTAGACTTGCCCGCATGTTCGGGATATAGTTGGGGCAGTGCTGTGTTAGCTCACCTTTACAGAAACCTTTGTAATGCTGCAGCACCTAATGCTATAGCCATTACTGGCCCAGTTGCGCTTCTACAAGTGTGGGTTTGGGAGAGGTTTCGTTGTTTTGCTCCTGCTGTTGCCCGGTTCCAGTACAATGCCCCGTTAGCTGCTCGGTAG
- the LOC110921918 gene encoding acylsugar acyltransferase 3 gives MMIGKLLLFGRRQLHTIISREIIKPSSPTPSHLQTYNLSRIDQGIPHIYIPLILFYPNKEDCSLTADDKARKMKKSLSQSLTRYYPFAGRLHTPTAPYIDCSNEGVVFVEAKHDCQLDKFQHMSVEDHTTCQLFADDMVWQNSPHSTMLVGVQLNHFACGGIGLAVSMSHKIGDGCTLGSYISHWASVARYGSTDHKQVLPLKPHFIQSPPKIRVPQLKNNPRPLETSLLNPTCINRVSRKFVFPNSKLNDLKNKVLAEAGSTLSINNPTRVEVLSSLIYKTAVAAATPKSGSFKPSFLVIPVDMRKKVVPKLPQTTVGNLVSLMMVTSRHECETSLSTVVSEIKKQKMELEEVQSMQQVSQKFQLFLQSLGHEDIENFANRSFTCSSLCGFPYNKVDFGWGKPTGASLILSSWDRTGFALTDTSNGDGIEAQVTLVEQNMEIFRNDKELLTFCQY, from the coding sequence ATGATGATAGGGAAGCTCCTACTATTCGGAAGAAGGCAACTTCACACAATCATTTCTCGAGAAATAATCAAGCCCTCATCTCCAACCCCATCTCATCTCCAGACTTATAATCTTTCACGGATTGATCAAGGCATCCCGCACATCTATATACCTCTAATTCTCTTCTACCCAAACAAGGAAGATTGCAGTTTAACCGCTGATGACAAAGCCCGAAAGATGAAGAAATCATTGTCACAAAGCCTAACACGATACTACCCATTTGCCGGCAGGTTACACACACCAACGGCACCTTACATCGATTGTAGCAACGAGGGAGTTGTGTTTGTCGAAGCCAAACACGATTGCCAACTAGACAAGTTCCAACATATGAGTGTAGAAGATCACACTACATGCCAACTTTTTGCTGATGACATGGTATGGCAAAACTCTCCTCATAGCACCATGCTTGTAGGGGTTCAACTCAATCACTTTGCATGTGGCGGAATCGGGTTGGCAGTGTCTATGTCACATAAAATTGGTGATGGCTGCACTCTTGGCTCTTACATTAGTCATTGGGCTTCAGTGGCGCGTTATGGTTCCACTGATCACAAACAGGTACTACCTCTTAAACCTCATTTTATTCAATCCCCACCAAAAATTCGTGTTCCCCAACTCAAAAATAATCCGCGTCCGCTTGAAACTTCGCTTTTGAATCCAACGTGCATTAATCGTGTAAGCAGAAAATTCGTGTTCCCCAACTCAAAACTAAATGATCTCAAAAATAAGGTCCTTGCAGAAGCCGGATCAACACTATCTATAAATAACCCTACACGAGTCGAAGTATTGAGCTCTCTCATTTACAAAACCGCGGTGGCAGCAGCCACCCCAAAATCAGGTTCTTTTAAGCCATCTTTTTTAGTTATTCCGGTGGATATGCGTAAGAAAGTTGTCCCTAAGCTGCCCCAAACAACCGTTGGAAACTTAGTGTCACTTATGATGGTCACCAGCCGGCATGAATGCGAAACTTCATTAAGTACGGTGGTTTCAGAGATAAAGAAACAAAAGATGGAACTTGAAGAAGTTCAAAGTATGCAACAGGTTTCTCAAAAGTTCCAGTTGTTTTTACAAAGTTTGGGGCATGAAGATATAGAAAATTTTGCCAATAGATCCTTTACGTGTTCGAGCTTATGTGGGTTCCCTTATAACAAAGTCGATTTCGGATGGGGAAAGCCAACTGGTGCAAGTCTTATACTTTCATCTTGGGACAGGACTGGTTTCGCGCTGACGGATACTTCAAATGGAGATGGTATTGAAGCACAAGTGACTTTAGTAGAACAAAACATGGAAATTTTTCGAAATGACAAGGAACTGCTTAC
- the LOC110922254 gene encoding acylsugar acyltransferase 3-like, with protein sequence MSYWASVAGCGSTGHKEVLPLNPHFIQSPPTTNPLQLATPVSNQIRRANLVTRKFVFPNSKLRALKNKVYSINNPTRFEVLSSLIYKTAVAATTRRSSSFKPYLLSIPIDIRKQFVPKLPQNTVGNVIGCMLVTTRHASKTSLNALVSKIRKEKMEVERLQVCNWLLKTLNQLCQD encoded by the coding sequence ATGAGTTATTGGGCTTCTGTTGCTGGTTGTGGTTCCACTGGTCACAAAGAAGTACTACCTCTTAACCCTCATTTTATTCAATCCCCACCTACTACCAATCCTCTTCAGCTCGCAACTCCGGTTTCGAATCAAATTAGGCGTGCAAACCTTGTCACCAGAAAATTCGTTTTccccaattcaaaattacgtGCTCTCAAGAATAAGGTCTACTCTATAAACAATCCTACACGGTTTGAAGTATTGTCGTCTCTAATTTACAAAACCGCGGTGGCAGCAACCACCCGAAGATCATCGTCTTTTAAGCCATACCTTTTATCAATTCCGATAGATATACGAAAGCAATTTGTCCCAAAGTTGCCCCAAAATACTGTGGGAAATGTCATTGGATGTATGTTGGTCACGACCCGGCATGCAAGTAAAACTTCATTAAATGCGTTAGTTTCCAAGATAAGAAAAGAGAAGATGGAAGTTGAGCGACTCCAAGTATGCAACTGGCTTCTCAAAACTTTGAATCAGTTATGTCAAGATTAA